One segment of Solanum stenotomum isolate F172 chromosome 1, ASM1918654v1, whole genome shotgun sequence DNA contains the following:
- the LOC125856809 gene encoding uncharacterized protein LOC125856809: MVDFDVIMGMDWLASCYATVECRTKMVHFHFPKEAVLEWKGNIRAPRDPPTLQSVPVVNEFPDVFPEDLPGLPPEREVEFGSDIIPDTQPISIPPYRMALAELRELKEQLNDLLEKGFIRPKDHANHLRQVLQILRDRKLYAKFSNCEFWLRSVAFLGHIVSDEGVMVDTQKIEAVKNWPRPTTPTEANVVADALSRKMMASTYEQSIGGQQITKDLRQLASLGVCLLESPDEGVIMQNAPESAFVTEVKEKQYTNPILLQLKENVQQVKVEHQKPGGYMQRIELPIWKWDMINMDFVTGLPRSFRKFDSIWVIVDRLTKAAHFLPVKTTYTVEEYAKLYIKEIDRLHGVPISIISDRGAQFTANF; this comes from the exons atggttgattttgatgtcataatgggtatggattggttagctTCTTGTTATGCTACAGTAGAATGCCGAACTAAGATGGtgcatttccattttccaaaagagGCAGTCCTTGAATGGAAAGGTAATATTAGGGCGCCAAGAG ATCCACCAACTCTTCAATCTGTTCCGGTGGTAAATGAATTTCCTGATGTATTTCCTGAAGATCTTCCAGGTTTGCCTCCAGAACGAGAAGTAGAGTTTGGTAGTGATATAATtccagatactcaacctatctccattcctccatatagaatggccctGGCAGAATTAcgggagttgaaggaacaattaaatgatttgttagaaaaaggattcataagACCTA AGGACCATGCTAATCACTTGCGGCAGGTGTTACAGATTCTTCGTGATCGAAAGTTGTACGCAAAGTTCTCTaattgtgagttttggttaagatctgtggcattcttggggCATATTGTATCTGATGAAGGAGTAATGgttgatacccaaaagatagaAGCTGTGAAGAACTGGCCAAGACCTACAACACCTACGGAG GCAAATGTTGTAGCTGATGCTTTAAGTCGTAAAATGATGGCAAGCACTTATGAGCAGTCCATAGGAGGGCAGCAAATAACTAAAGATCTACGTCAATTAGCTAGCTTGGGGGTTTGCCTTCTTGAATCTCCAGATGAAGGAGTTATTATGCAAAATGCTCCAGAATCCGCATTTGTAACAGAGGTGAAAGAGAAGCAGTACACGAATCCTATCCTATTACAGCTTAAGGAGAATGTACAACAAG ttaaagtagagcaccagaAGCCTGGAGGTTATATGCAGCGTATAGAACTtccaatttggaagtgggatatgattaatatggattttgtcacTGGTTTGCCTCGCTCATTTCGGAAGTTTGATTCCatatgggtgattgttgatagactcACCAAAGCAGCGCACTTCTTACCGGTCAAGACTACTTATACAGTTGAAGAGTATGCAAAGttgtatattaaagagatagATCGGCTACATGGAGTGCCAATCTCTATTATATCTGATAGAGGAGCTCAATTCACCGCGAACTtttag